A window of the Streptomyces luomodiensis genome harbors these coding sequences:
- a CDS encoding aminoglycoside phosphotransferase family protein, whose amino-acid sequence MRRGTAVADVAFTEERARAVLSAALPPYRAGAAEARLLALGENAVFALDSLSLVVRISRDLEVWDRAARELKVADWLAREGLPAVRPDRRFGAEQPLPFGGHLVTYWQRLPDAVRPAGPRDLAELLRMVHALPDPPPDLAPLPLPRRDLLGGVERWLRLAGDAIDPADAAYLRARRDDFAAAAAELTPRLTPGPIHGDALPRNVHIGRGGPVLVDLETFSDDLREHDLVVMALARDRYGLGAAAYDAFVAEYGWDVREWPGCATLRGARETAGCAWVAQHAPGNPAARAEFARRVASLRDADATVRWHAF is encoded by the coding sequence GAGCGGGCGCGGGCGGTGCTCTCGGCCGCGCTGCCGCCCTACCGGGCCGGTGCGGCGGAGGCCCGGCTGCTGGCCCTCGGCGAGAACGCCGTCTTCGCCCTCGACAGCCTGTCCCTGGTGGTCCGGATCAGCCGCGATCTGGAGGTGTGGGACCGGGCCGCCCGGGAGCTGAAGGTCGCCGACTGGCTGGCCCGGGAGGGGCTGCCCGCGGTACGCCCCGACCGGCGCTTCGGCGCCGAGCAGCCGCTTCCCTTCGGGGGCCATCTCGTCACGTACTGGCAGCGGCTGCCGGACGCCGTACGGCCCGCCGGGCCGCGCGATCTCGCCGAACTGCTGCGGATGGTGCACGCCCTGCCCGACCCGCCGCCCGACCTGGCGCCGCTTCCGCTGCCGCGCCGCGATCTGCTGGGCGGCGTCGAGCGCTGGCTGCGGCTGGCCGGGGACGCGATCGACCCCGCGGACGCGGCGTATCTGCGCGCCCGCCGGGACGACTTCGCGGCCGCCGCCGCGGAGCTGACCCCGCGGCTCACCCCCGGCCCGATCCACGGCGACGCGCTGCCGCGCAATGTGCACATCGGGAGGGGCGGCCCGGTGCTGGTGGATCTGGAGACCTTCTCGGATGATCTGCGCGAGCACGATCTGGTGGTGATGGCCCTGGCCCGGGACCGCTACGGGCTCGGCGCGGCGGCGTACGACGCGTTCGTGGCGGAGTACGGCTGGGATGTCCGGGAGTGGCCGGGCTGCGCGACGTTGCGGGGCGCGCGGGAAACCGCCGGCTGCGCGTGGGTGGCCCAGCACGCGCCGGGCAACCCCGCGGCCCGAGCCGAGTTCGCCCGCCGGGTGGCCTCCCTGCGGGACGCGGACGCGACGGTGCGCTGGCACGCCTTCTGA
- a CDS encoding VOC family protein: MSPTLPPLFHVGIVVADLDRAAADYERRWAVKTERIMDLSFPDARFHGQEVSCSARYGFISTGASEIELIQPLTGRSPYTEFLEANGEGVHHLAYAVESIDRHLAALREAGEDPTIAFDGVIADRARFVYLDGLAHGPVVELIERAGQGG, translated from the coding sequence ATGTCCCCCACTCTTCCTCCCCTGTTCCACGTCGGCATCGTCGTGGCGGACCTCGACCGTGCCGCCGCGGACTACGAGCGACGGTGGGCCGTCAAGACCGAGCGGATCATGGATCTCAGCTTCCCCGACGCCCGGTTCCACGGGCAGGAGGTCTCCTGCTCGGCCCGCTACGGCTTCATCAGCACCGGAGCATCGGAGATCGAACTGATCCAGCCGCTCACCGGCCGCTCGCCGTACACGGAGTTCCTGGAGGCCAACGGCGAGGGTGTCCACCATCTCGCCTACGCCGTCGAGAGCATCGACCGGCATCTCGCGGCGCTGCGCGAGGCGGGCGAGGACCCGACTATCGCCTTCGACGGGGTCATCGCGGACCGGGCCCGCTTCGTGTACCTGGACGGCCTGGCGCACGGACCGGTCGTCGAGCTGATCGAGCGGGCCGGTCAGGGCGGCTGA